One part of the Flavobacterium johnsoniae UW101 genome encodes these proteins:
- a CDS encoding alpha/beta hydrolase, with amino-acid sequence MRKIVFILLCFSCAVNAQHTYSVDTSYTVKSTYNKLIKKYPEITIPEIAKNENVNQISDVVYFTSKDRILHLDAFVNNKQKQNLAVIMIHGGGWRSGNKNQMNLLAQEIASKGYSCFTIEYRLSLEAKYPYGVYDVKNAIRFIKDNAKKFKVDPDKIAVLGCSSGGQMAALIGTTNGISAFDDPLNKSKSSSKVNAIINVDGVLAFRHPESSEGEMASFWLGGSYEEKEENWKNASALSHADKNTPPILFINSSIPRFHAGRDDMIKILDQYKIYSEVHTIENSPHSFWFFQPWFDQTIDFTTHFLNKIFKLQHTSHY; translated from the coding sequence ATGCGAAAAATTGTATTCATTTTGTTATGCTTTTCCTGTGCAGTAAATGCGCAGCATACTTACAGTGTCGACACGTCGTACACCGTAAAAAGCACTTATAATAAATTGATAAAGAAATACCCGGAAATAACAATACCGGAAATTGCCAAAAATGAAAATGTAAACCAGATTAGCGATGTGGTTTATTTTACATCAAAAGACAGAATACTGCATTTGGATGCTTTTGTAAATAATAAGCAAAAACAAAATCTGGCAGTTATCATGATTCATGGCGGCGGATGGCGTTCAGGAAATAAAAATCAGATGAATCTTTTGGCACAGGAAATTGCTTCAAAAGGCTATTCTTGTTTTACAATAGAATATAGGTTGTCGCTCGAAGCAAAATATCCATACGGAGTATATGATGTAAAAAATGCGATTCGTTTTATAAAAGATAATGCAAAGAAATTCAAAGTAGATCCAGACAAAATTGCGGTTTTAGGCTGTTCTTCGGGAGGTCAGATGGCAGCTTTGATTGGCACAACAAATGGAATTTCGGCTTTTGATGATCCGTTAAATAAAAGTAAATCATCATCAAAAGTAAATGCTATTATTAATGTAGACGGCGTATTAGCGTTCAGGCATCCCGAATCATCAGAAGGAGAAATGGCATCGTTTTGGCTTGGAGGTTCTTATGAAGAAAAAGAAGAAAACTGGAAGAATGCATCGGCTTTAAGCCACGCTGATAAAAATACACCTCCAATATTGTTTATAAACAGCAGTATTCCGAGGTTTCATGCAGGAAGAGACGACATGATAAAAATTCTGGATCAATATAAAATTTACAGTGAGGTTCATACAATCGAAAATTCGCCTCACTCATTTTGGTTTTTTCAACCCTGGTTTGACCAGACTATTGATTTTACAACCCATTTTTTAAACAAGATATTTAAATTGCAACACACAAGTCACTATTAA
- a CDS encoding RagB/SusD family nutrient uptake outer membrane protein: protein MKKIIIMLGMIVTSLSSCSNYIEEESLSNVPADATYKTASGFQLLINTNYAWLKSIYGGNPWLFESGTDMYAEGRTPEPAGLSQYALLIPTSDNVADLYRPCYQLIQSVNKAVYYSSVTEQTANLNTLLGEARFLRAQAYFLLVQTYGGVPIVNEHVTTPVLSFTRNSAEEVYTQIISDLDFALANVGTTAYSTTGRVNKRAVNDLLAKVYLTRGYESYGKADDFSKAAAYADAAIGGQTLAIAFDQLFKPGNDLNAETIFSVQYDKASTSTDPTKLGNNQFYYFSSYLGGAETGAPLRSYNLCPTDYALGLYEKGDARWNATFMTEIVEGPETTNGVTKTILYYPYYRSSNPASLKVRHFYEPKWFTPADKTAWMTANASRLSATFVYHPWGEYSAAHTLIKNLDCYTIPVKKFDDPDPTTPSSTGPVSTRDIIVSRLGETYLIAAEAYLKAGVPSTGLDRLNEVRRRAGVANATIGQFNIDYILDERGRELLGEYKRWFDLKRTGTLVARASAYNYKIKAANFVGVDGQLKILRPIPQSALDLNQNKDFPQNPGY, encoded by the coding sequence ATGAAAAAAATAATAATAATGTTAGGAATGATTGTTACAAGCTTAAGTTCTTGCAGCAATTATATAGAGGAGGAAAGTTTATCAAATGTTCCTGCCGATGCAACCTATAAAACCGCATCTGGATTTCAGTTATTAATCAATACAAACTATGCCTGGCTTAAAAGCATTTATGGAGGAAATCCGTGGTTGTTTGAATCAGGAACAGATATGTATGCAGAAGGAAGAACTCCGGAACCAGCAGGTTTGAGCCAGTACGCGCTTTTAATTCCTACTTCAGATAACGTGGCAGATTTATACCGTCCTTGTTATCAGTTAATTCAATCAGTAAATAAAGCAGTTTATTATTCATCTGTAACAGAGCAGACAGCGAATTTAAATACATTATTGGGTGAAGCCCGTTTTTTAAGAGCACAGGCTTACTTTTTATTAGTGCAGACGTATGGCGGAGTTCCAATTGTTAACGAACATGTTACAACTCCAGTATTATCTTTTACAAGAAATTCTGCAGAAGAAGTTTATACACAAATAATATCTGATTTAGATTTTGCTTTGGCAAATGTTGGAACTACTGCTTATAGTACAACCGGAAGAGTAAACAAAAGAGCGGTTAATGATTTATTAGCAAAAGTATACCTTACCAGAGGATATGAATCTTATGGTAAAGCCGATGATTTTTCAAAAGCAGCAGCTTATGCCGATGCAGCAATTGGAGGACAGACTCTTGCAATTGCATTCGATCAGTTGTTTAAACCAGGAAATGATTTAAATGCTGAAACGATTTTTTCTGTTCAATATGATAAAGCTTCAACAAGTACAGATCCAACGAAATTAGGAAACAACCAATTTTATTATTTTAGTTCGTATTTAGGAGGTGCAGAAACTGGAGCTCCGTTAAGAAGTTATAATTTATGTCCTACAGATTATGCTTTAGGTTTATATGAAAAAGGTGATGCAAGATGGAACGCTACTTTTATGACAGAAATTGTAGAAGGTCCTGAAACAACAAATGGTGTAACAAAAACAATTTTATACTATCCTTATTACAGAAGTTCAAATCCTGCTTCATTAAAAGTTAGACATTTTTACGAGCCAAAATGGTTTACACCAGCAGATAAAACGGCTTGGATGACAGCAAATGCATCGAGATTATCGGCTACGTTTGTTTATCACCCATGGGGAGAGTATTCTGCAGCACATACATTAATTAAAAACTTAGACTGTTATACTATTCCGGTTAAGAAATTTGATGATCCGGATCCTACTACACCTTCTAGCACAGGTCCAGTTAGTACGAGAGATATTATTGTTTCGAGATTAGGAGAAACGTATTTAATTGCTGCCGAAGCCTATTTAAAAGCAGGTGTGCCTTCAACAGGTTTAGATCGTTTAAACGAAGTAAGAAGAAGAGCAGGAGTTGCTAATGCAACAATCGGTCAATTCAACATCGATTATATTTTAGATGAAAGAGGAAGAGAATTATTAGGAGAATATAAAAGATGGTTTGATTTGAAACGCACCGGAACTTTAGTAGCAAGAGCTTCTGCATATAATTATAAAATTAAAGCAGCAAATTTTGTTGGTGTAGACGGTCAGCTTAAAATTTTAAGACCAATCCCTCAGTCGGCATTGGATTTAAACCAAAATAAAGATTTTCCTCAAAATCCTGGTTATTAG
- a CDS encoding SusC/RagA family TonB-linked outer membrane protein, which yields MNIQKSLKKKIKYNLVFLFFLNFLVSHTVSAQSTTIEGKITDAAGLSLPGVNIQEKGTKNGTSTDFEGSFKINVTSNKAVLIISYLGFQTQEVSVAGKTKVNVSLAEQSNSLNEVVVVGYGSVKKTDLTGSVSTISAATITERNTTSALEAIQGSTPGVQISSSSGRSGDGFKVVIRGNNSLVGSSPLYVVDGVPVDNIDFLNPQDISRMDVLKDASSAAIYGSRGASGVIIVTTKSGANVKPGINVTFDSSYGTKTAARMPKMMNGEEWWKFHQVAYMSATPATQTPAQLAALAGNQSPLLVSRANSGYNFDWADAVLKPGMTQNNYLNVTGRSDSGLSYNLGFGIQSDEGLIDNDSTDKYSFKLGLNHKINDKFTTGANITIARLDTELGSDLAMQDAFRLSPLMSPWAVDAQGNEQVGTLFFLPGKLTYPDGSWAINKTSTVNPLMEIANSSQTEKTWQTVGNVFFQYQPLKWLSFKTTFAGGIENTETSASYKAQTNAGVTLNGKNSASIKNFNNFNYTWDNQIDLKHTFNEVHDFSVLLLQSLYSNTDKTSYMYSNNQPFDVGSNNMGSGVQTSYNINSGYQKNTLSSYAVRVNYSFRDKYLLTASTRWDGSSVLSEGNKWQSFPSVALGWKISKESFLASSSVISDLKLRASLGYTGNDNVAPYTSQALLNQQTFYANGANVVSGWQTENLANQALTWEKTRELNFGLDFGFLRNRISGSVDVYDRLSDKLIYKQELPLETGYKNTFANVGSVSNKGVEVLLTTKNIKSEKVNWETTFTFTKNVNKLESIYNQDQVSDIGNKLILGSPLNPNYNYVYDGVWQESQAAEAATYNMLPGQAKPKDLNGDGKFNTDDRTVIGNPNPEWQGSLYSKLTVGNFDFNFSVLTSQGQTVLSTFHQNFADVSDRGRQKLAMDYFIPTNGAGIEANANNTNPRPGPVATGAGAYWTSLFAYYRDVSYVKIKNISLGYTLDSELLKKLKINNLRIYVNVLDPFVFTNFDGYDPEWAASSFGVNRPASITTQLGVSVKF from the coding sequence ATGAACATTCAAAAATCATTAAAGAAAAAAATAAAATACAATCTTGTATTTTTATTTTTCCTGAATTTTCTGGTGAGCCATACAGTGAGCGCTCAATCTACCACAATAGAAGGTAAAATTACTGATGCTGCCGGACTATCACTGCCGGGTGTAAATATCCAGGAAAAAGGTACTAAAAATGGAACTTCGACAGATTTTGAAGGAAGTTTTAAAATAAATGTAACCAGTAACAAAGCTGTTTTAATTATCAGCTATTTAGGCTTTCAAACGCAGGAAGTAAGCGTTGCCGGAAAAACTAAAGTAAACGTAAGCCTTGCAGAACAATCCAATTCATTAAACGAAGTAGTGGTTGTAGGATACGGTTCTGTAAAGAAAACAGACCTCACAGGATCTGTAAGTACAATTAGTGCTGCAACAATTACAGAAAGAAATACTACAAGCGCACTTGAGGCAATTCAGGGAAGCACGCCTGGGGTTCAGATTTCATCTTCATCAGGACGTTCTGGTGACGGATTTAAAGTTGTAATTAGAGGAAATAACTCATTAGTAGGATCATCTCCTTTATATGTAGTGGATGGTGTTCCTGTTGATAATATCGACTTTTTGAATCCACAGGATATTTCCAGAATGGACGTTTTAAAAGATGCTTCATCTGCTGCAATTTATGGTTCTCGTGGTGCCAGCGGTGTTATTATTGTAACTACAAAAAGCGGTGCTAATGTAAAACCGGGAATCAATGTAACTTTTGATTCTTCTTACGGTACAAAAACAGCGGCAAGAATGCCAAAAATGATGAATGGAGAAGAATGGTGGAAATTCCATCAGGTAGCCTATATGAGTGCTACGCCAGCAACACAAACTCCGGCTCAATTAGCTGCTTTAGCAGGAAATCAAAGTCCGCTATTAGTTTCAAGAGCGAATAGTGGTTACAATTTTGACTGGGCAGATGCGGTACTTAAGCCAGGTATGACACAAAATAATTACTTAAATGTTACAGGACGTTCAGATTCTGGTTTAAGTTATAACTTAGGATTTGGTATTCAAAGCGATGAAGGACTTATCGATAACGATTCAACAGATAAATATTCTTTTAAATTAGGATTAAATCATAAAATAAACGACAAATTTACTACCGGAGCAAATATTACAATTGCTCGTCTGGATACAGAATTAGGTTCAGATCTGGCTATGCAGGATGCCTTCAGACTTAGCCCGCTTATGTCGCCATGGGCAGTTGATGCACAAGGAAATGAGCAGGTGGGAACGTTGTTCTTTTTACCTGGTAAACTAACATATCCTGATGGTTCTTGGGCAATTAACAAAACATCAACGGTAAACCCGTTAATGGAAATTGCAAATTCTTCTCAAACAGAAAAAACTTGGCAGACAGTTGGAAACGTTTTCTTCCAATATCAGCCTTTAAAATGGCTTTCGTTTAAAACAACATTTGCCGGAGGAATTGAAAATACAGAAACAAGCGCATCATATAAAGCACAAACTAATGCCGGAGTAACATTAAACGGAAAAAATTCTGCTTCAATTAAAAACTTCAACAATTTTAATTATACATGGGATAATCAAATTGATTTGAAACATACATTTAATGAAGTGCATGATTTCAGCGTTTTATTACTACAGAGTTTGTATTCAAATACAGATAAAACATCTTATATGTATTCTAACAATCAGCCTTTTGATGTTGGTTCAAATAATATGGGATCTGGAGTGCAGACTAGTTATAATATCAATTCAGGATATCAAAAAAATACATTAAGCTCTTATGCGGTTCGTGTAAATTACAGCTTTAGAGACAAATATCTATTAACAGCTTCTACAAGATGGGATGGTTCTTCTGTTTTATCTGAAGGCAATAAATGGCAGAGTTTCCCTTCTGTAGCTTTAGGATGGAAAATCAGCAAAGAATCTTTCCTTGCCAGCAGTTCAGTAATTTCAGATTTAAAACTTCGTGCGAGTTTAGGATATACAGGAAATGATAACGTAGCACCTTATACTTCTCAGGCATTATTAAATCAACAGACTTTTTATGCTAACGGAGCTAATGTAGTTTCGGGATGGCAGACTGAGAATTTAGCGAATCAGGCTTTAACTTGGGAAAAAACAAGAGAGCTTAACTTTGGTCTTGATTTCGGATTCTTAAGAAATAGAATTTCTGGTAGTGTTGACGTTTACGACAGATTATCAGATAAGTTAATTTACAAACAAGAATTACCTCTTGAAACAGGATACAAAAATACATTTGCTAATGTGGGTTCTGTAAGCAACAAAGGGGTCGAAGTTTTGTTAACAACAAAAAATATCAAAAGCGAAAAAGTAAACTGGGAAACTACATTTACTTTTACTAAAAACGTAAACAAATTAGAGTCAATTTACAACCAGGATCAGGTAAGTGACATTGGTAATAAATTAATTTTAGGATCTCCTTTAAATCCTAACTACAACTATGTTTATGATGGTGTATGGCAGGAAAGCCAGGCAGCAGAAGCAGCAACTTATAACATGCTTCCGGGGCAGGCAAAACCAAAAGACCTTAATGGTGATGGTAAATTTAATACAGATGACAGAACGGTAATTGGTAACCCAAATCCGGAATGGCAGGGAAGTTTGTATTCTAAACTGACTGTTGGAAATTTTGATTTCAATTTCTCAGTTCTTACCAGCCAAGGGCAGACAGTATTAAGTACTTTTCACCAAAACTTTGCAGATGTAAGTGACAGAGGACGCCAAAAATTAGCTATGGATTATTTTATTCCAACAAATGGAGCAGGAATCGAAGCTAATGCCAACAATACAAATCCAAGACCAGGACCTGTAGCAACAGGAGCAGGAGCTTACTGGACTTCATTATTTGCTTACTACAGAGACGTTTCTTACGTGAAAATTAAAAATATATCTTTAGGATACACACTGGATTCTGAATTATTGAAAAAACTAAAAATCAATAATTTAAGAATATATGTAAATGTGTTAGACCCATTTGTGTTTACAAATTTTGATGGATACGATCCGGAATGGGCAGCTTCATCTTTTGGAGTAAATCGTCCGGCATCAATAACAACGCAATTGGGAGTAAGTGTTAAATTTTAA
- a CDS encoding glycoside hydrolase family 28 protein: MITNKVIALKSVVFLSITVILTISCSKKITPEAETDPWKTMELTIKNLPKTNFQDKTYNINDFGAVADGKTLNTAAFEKAIQTCTENGGGKVLVPNGKYLTGAIHLENNVNLHLEDKAEILFSLNPKDYPIVHTSWEGTELMNYSPLIYAKNKTNVAITGKGILNGQADSTNWWIWSGAKMYGWKKGIPSQNDPTNREVLVDMAEKDIPVEQRIFGEGRYLRPNFIEFFECNTVLVKDITVINSPFWILHPIKTNNMIIDGVTVNSHGPNNDGCDPEYSQNIVIKNCTFNTGDDCIAIKAGRDADGRRVAIPSKNIIVQNCKMIDGHGGVVIGSEISAGVNNVFVENCVMDSPNLDRAIRIKTNSRRGGIIENVFVRNLEVGTVKECVLKLNMFYNVYGSQTGNFIPVIRNINLENVNVKNGGKYSIWAEGYKESPVENITLKNVKIQKVDSIYLLKNVKNINFINTYINEKKVE, from the coding sequence ATGATTACAAATAAGGTTATAGCGCTCAAATCAGTTGTTTTTTTAAGTATAACAGTCATTTTGACTATATCATGCTCAAAAAAAATTACTCCTGAAGCTGAAACTGATCCGTGGAAAACTATGGAATTAACCATAAAAAACCTCCCAAAAACAAATTTTCAGGATAAAACCTATAATATTAACGATTTTGGAGCTGTTGCAGACGGCAAAACTTTGAACACTGCGGCATTTGAAAAAGCTATTCAGACTTGTACTGAAAATGGGGGTGGAAAAGTTTTGGTTCCAAACGGAAAATACTTAACCGGAGCCATCCATTTAGAAAACAATGTAAACCTTCATTTAGAAGATAAAGCTGAAATTTTGTTCAGTTTAAATCCAAAAGATTATCCAATCGTTCATACTTCATGGGAAGGAACTGAATTAATGAATTATTCACCGCTTATTTATGCTAAAAACAAAACCAATGTTGCCATAACAGGAAAAGGAATTTTAAATGGTCAGGCTGATAGTACAAATTGGTGGATCTGGTCTGGAGCAAAAATGTACGGCTGGAAAAAAGGAATTCCGTCTCAAAACGACCCGACAAATCGTGAAGTTTTGGTTGATATGGCAGAAAAAGACATTCCGGTTGAGCAGAGAATTTTTGGAGAAGGAAGATACCTGCGCCCAAATTTTATTGAGTTTTTTGAATGTAATACGGTTTTGGTAAAAGATATTACGGTTATCAATTCTCCTTTTTGGATTTTACATCCAATAAAAACCAACAATATGATTATTGACGGTGTTACGGTAAACAGCCACGGACCAAATAATGACGGCTGTGACCCTGAGTATTCACAAAACATTGTAATTAAAAACTGCACATTCAATACCGGTGACGACTGTATTGCCATTAAAGCCGGACGTGATGCAGATGGAAGAAGAGTAGCTATTCCGAGTAAAAATATAATAGTACAAAATTGTAAAATGATCGACGGACACGGAGGTGTTGTTATTGGAAGTGAAATATCTGCCGGAGTAAACAATGTGTTTGTAGAAAATTGTGTAATGGACAGTCCAAATCTGGATCGTGCCATAAGAATTAAAACTAATTCAAGACGAGGCGGTATTATTGAAAATGTATTTGTTAGAAACCTTGAAGTAGGAACAGTTAAAGAATGTGTATTAAAACTGAATATGTTTTATAACGTTTACGGGTCACAAACCGGAAACTTTATACCAGTAATAAGAAACATCAATCTTGAAAATGTAAACGTAAAAAATGGCGGAAAATACAGTATTTGGGCCGAAGGTTACAAAGAATCTCCTGTAGAAAATATTACGCTGAAAAACGTAAAAATCCAAAAAGTAGACTCGATCTATTTATTAAAGAATGTAAAAAATATCAATTTTATAAATACCTACATCAATGAAAAAAAAGTAGAATAA
- a CDS encoding LacI family DNA-binding transcriptional regulator — MSEKVTIYDIAEKLNITAATVSRALNNNPKIKESTRELVIKTAASMNYKQNKLALALKSGRSNNIGVIVPRIDSNFFASVIRGIEEELQPHGYQVIICQTHESKQRENENLYTLIDAQVDGILMSVTDVTSENDDAFNNVLQKNVPLIFFDRSKHIDGVSSVTINDFRGGYLTTKHLINEGCRYIAHFSGDQSLEIFKNRFLGYKQALLDHGIEFKEEYVIPVKSMVDAGKEAVDKLLQLETPPDAIFSSSDFAALGAIQELKERNISIPNEFCVAGFSNEPFTKFMELSITSVDQSPLEMGKMAARVFLEQVDKTDTIKIEKKVVLAPELHIRKSSSRTNF, encoded by the coding sequence ATGAGCGAAAAAGTAACCATTTATGATATTGCCGAAAAACTAAATATCACTGCAGCTACTGTTTCCAGAGCGTTGAATAACAACCCGAAAATAAAAGAAAGCACTCGTGAGTTGGTTATTAAAACTGCTGCCTCAATGAACTACAAGCAAAACAAACTTGCTTTAGCATTAAAAAGCGGCCGAAGTAATAATATTGGAGTGATTGTACCACGTATTGACAGCAACTTTTTTGCTTCTGTTATTCGTGGTATTGAAGAAGAATTACAGCCTCACGGTTATCAGGTAATTATCTGTCAGACTCATGAAAGCAAACAGAGAGAAAATGAAAATCTATATACTTTAATTGATGCTCAGGTTGACGGCATTCTGATGTCGGTTACCGATGTAACCAGCGAAAATGATGATGCTTTTAACAATGTGTTACAAAAGAATGTACCTCTGATCTTTTTTGACAGGAGCAAACATATTGACGGCGTGAGCTCTGTAACTATTAACGATTTTAGAGGCGGTTATTTAACCACTAAACATTTAATTAACGAAGGATGCCGTTATATTGCCCATTTTTCTGGAGATCAGTCCCTGGAAATCTTTAAAAACAGGTTTTTAGGCTACAAACAAGCTCTTTTAGATCACGGAATTGAATTTAAAGAAGAATATGTTATACCAGTAAAAAGTATGGTTGACGCTGGAAAAGAAGCAGTCGATAAACTGCTGCAATTAGAAACACCGCCTGATGCTATATTCTCGTCGAGTGACTTTGCTGCTTTAGGAGCAATTCAGGAATTAAAAGAGAGAAATATTAGCATTCCGAATGAGTTTTGTGTGGCTGGTTTTAGTAACGAACCTTTTACCAAATTCATGGAATTATCAATTACATCTGTAGATCAGTCACCGCTTGAAATGGGAAAAATGGCTGCACGTGTTTTCTTAGAACAAGTCGATAAAACTGATACTATTAAAATAGAAAAAAAGGTGGTTTTAGCACCTGAATTACACATTCGTAAATCATCTTCGAGAACAAACTTTTAA
- a CDS encoding UxaA family hydrolase — protein MAAQKKLIKVHPTDNVAVALVDLTAGEVIDFEGESVTVESDVKMKHKIAMVPFNVGDRIIMYGVLVGKASARIERGGLLSTANVKHESDKVTGKTETIGWNAPNIDKWKDRTWQGYHREDGQVGTENVWLFFPLVFCENRNIEILKDIFEKELMKPKENDYQLLLRSLVKSETGGAGNQEASNDANLFNNIQVKFITHQGGCGGIRQDSHSLAKLLAGYVNNPNVAGATVLSLGCQNLQISIFKDALDAINPNSKKPVLIYDQQSIGTIETMLSSVVKDTFEAIKKANEIKREPAPLSKLRIGLECGGSDGFSGISANPTLGVTSDLLAALGGTTILSEFPELCGVEQELVNRCVEDESGKRFLDLMQWYEKTVVDAGSGFDMNPSPGNIKDGLITDAMKSAGAAKKGGTSPITGVFDYGEYITKPGLTLLCTPGNDVECTTAMVGSGANMVLFTTGLGTPTGNPIAPVVKISSNTQLANKMSDIIDIDTGGIITGEKSIDEMADEMLEFIIDVASGTIKTKAALLNQNDFIPWKRGVSL, from the coding sequence ATGGCAGCGCAGAAAAAATTGATAAAAGTTCACCCAACCGACAATGTAGCGGTTGCTTTGGTGGATCTTACAGCAGGCGAAGTAATTGATTTCGAAGGAGAATCAGTTACAGTTGAGTCTGATGTAAAAATGAAACATAAGATTGCAATGGTTCCTTTTAATGTAGGGGACAGAATCATTATGTACGGAGTTTTAGTAGGTAAAGCAAGTGCAAGAATCGAAAGAGGAGGATTGCTTTCTACTGCAAATGTAAAACACGAAAGCGATAAAGTTACTGGTAAAACAGAAACTATTGGCTGGAATGCTCCAAATATTGATAAATGGAAAGACAGAACGTGGCAGGGTTATCACAGAGAAGACGGACAAGTTGGAACTGAAAATGTTTGGTTATTCTTCCCGTTAGTATTTTGTGAAAACAGAAACATCGAAATCTTAAAAGATATTTTTGAGAAAGAATTGATGAAACCAAAAGAAAACGATTATCAGTTATTGTTACGTTCTTTGGTAAAATCAGAAACAGGAGGAGCAGGAAATCAGGAAGCTTCAAATGATGCGAATTTATTCAACAATATTCAGGTAAAATTCATTACACACCAAGGCGGTTGCGGCGGAATTCGTCAGGATTCTCATAGTCTGGCTAAATTATTAGCTGGTTATGTAAACAATCCAAACGTTGCCGGAGCGACAGTTTTGAGTTTAGGATGCCAGAATCTTCAAATTTCGATTTTTAAAGATGCTTTAGACGCGATCAATCCAAACAGTAAAAAACCTGTTTTAATCTATGATCAGCAGTCAATTGGAACTATCGAAACGATGTTAAGCAGTGTTGTAAAAGATACTTTTGAAGCGATTAAAAAAGCAAACGAAATTAAGAGAGAACCAGCTCCATTATCTAAATTAAGAATTGGTTTAGAGTGCGGTGGATCTGACGGATTCTCTGGAATTTCTGCAAACCCTACTTTAGGAGTAACTTCAGATTTATTGGCTGCTTTAGGCGGTACTACAATTCTTTCTGAGTTTCCTGAATTATGTGGTGTTGAGCAGGAATTAGTAAACCGTTGTGTTGAAGACGAGAGCGGAAAACGTTTCTTAGACTTAATGCAGTGGTATGAAAAAACTGTTGTTGATGCTGGTTCAGGATTTGATATGAATCCTTCTCCGGGTAATATTAAAGATGGTTTAATTACAGATGCAATGAAATCTGCAGGTGCAGCTAAAAAAGGTGGAACTTCACCTATTACCGGAGTATTCGATTACGGTGAATATATCACTAAGCCAGGTTTAACTTTGCTTTGTACGCCAGGAAATGATGTTGAGTGTACAACTGCAATGGTAGGTTCTGGTGCTAATATGGTATTGTTTACAACAGGTTTAGGAACACCAACAGGAAACCCAATTGCTCCGGTTGTAAAAATTTCATCAAACACTCAATTAGCAAACAAAATGTCAGATATTATCGATATTGACACTGGAGGTATTATTACTGGTGAAAAATCAATCGATGAAATGGCAGATGAAATGTTAGAGTTTATTATTGATGTTGCCAGCGGAACAATTAAAACCAAAGCGGCACTTTTAAATCAAAACGACTTTATTCCTTGGAAAAGAGGAGTTTCGCTTTAG